The window tgttaatgaaagagcaccctttccaagggtttacgcatcactggtttcctcccttaggagcaaagaacagtgacgtcttttgctatatatttgcattcagtgacttgcagagtacattcctctgaagacgACCGCAGAAGgcagtcgaaaattcagttttaacctttttagatgtttcaaaccccatttcttagaacttcaattatgatcacagatcgctccaacagttttacaaacaacagaatatactgacaaatcaaagcaagttgtgtgagttatttaagtcagtgccttgcgtcctgggacgcattaaaatttcgatgatgcatttttaGATTTCATTTgtgtaaaaatgcacgatttctgcgttaacgcgatccctgccTAAACCAATGACCAAAGGCTTGGATGAGGTGCGCAGAAATGCCATTATGAGAAGCTACTGTAGCATCCCCTATGTGAAAGCTGTGACTTGAGAAGTTCCCAGGTATGCCTGCAGCTGACATAACCTCTTGAAGCCAGTCGGTTAGAAGAGAATGCAAGAGCGGACGACTGTCTTGCAACAGAATCAACAAGCTAGGCATATTGCCCTTGAGAGACAAGTGCCTCATCATGGCCCCCAACCATGCAGAGAAGGCAGTTACCCAGGCCAATGTGTGTATTTGCACCCTTTTGAAAGGGGTCCATTGTTGAGGCCTTAATCCTGACCTGCATGCAGGATGGAGAAGACATGCTGTCCACAGAAAGAGCTGTAAGAGTTGGGAACTGCTTACTCCGAAGCTCAAAGAAAACCAAAGTGACGAAGGGTGCATGCCGCCCAGAACATAGAATGATCAGGAATATTAAGGTCCAGAGACTCCCCAGAGCTCCAGAGGTCGTCCATGATGGGCACcagtcaacacatcactgagaccAGTGTGTGGAATGGATACTTACCCTAAAacatgggagggagggagggagggagggaggggggagggagggagggaaaagctagcaagaaaacaatgaggtgactcaagccaaagcacatggcaatgcccctgcaaacctccttGGAGTCCCCCAGATATCACAGGAAAAActgctgcattggcttggttttaactttgcctaaattatatttagcctcattaaaTTATTGTGGTTTAGGCTGTGTTTGCAAGTTAGGATTTACTAGATTGCATAAATCAACACATTTCCCAAAGCCAATTTGGAGAACTAACTTGGCTGAAATGGGCAAAAAGCCAGGCCCAATTACAAATGGCTAGTGAAGAATTGGCACCGATATTGACGATGGAGAATTGGTAGACACAGCTGGAGGTACAGAAGCTAATATAACACTTCTACCAAATGAGGCATGGGAGGGGTTAGGTGGAGCAAAGGTAAACAAAGGAAGGAGCCACAAAGGCTGGCCTCCCTTGCAAAGAAGATCCTGTGGGCAAAGAGGTGTGCAACTGGATCAGTTTAAAAGTCTGcaagcccaaaactcccatgctgcacatcaattctgcggcgtacacaggCATTGCAATCTTAAACTAGTGAACCTTTGTTGTAATTTTCTCCTCaaaccagctctctcaagatcttaaagttagtaacagtggaccattaaatagcaaaattccagttaaattaaattgaaatcaaggcttaaaactttcgtcgcttggtgtttagttaacacagttttgaaatccaaaaaaaaaaaaattaataattgattttttggtgatGAGCACCGTCAAGGAAACATAATTTTTATGTGGATGTATATGTTTTTCACCCACTCAGCCATGAGGGGTTCCCTGTGGATGCAAgtaaatcatctggcattagacaatgTAAATTAAAATCTATGAGCCACTCTTACGAGGAAAAGGGTGGACACCAGTGATGTTGAGGAGAGTAGAACTCTTGGGATTTTTTTTTGCCCGCGTCAAAATAATATCGTTGTTCACCTACCGGTAATTAACTGTATTTCTGGACATGGAAGGGAGGTTGGAGCTTTGAACTGACTAGTACATAACTACTTAAGTAAACAACTGCTTTGCACTTACATGTGAAGAGGACATAATTTTTTAGAAGAGGTAGAGGTTGTTAATCTATTAACTCCAGAAGCACCcaatgacgagtaaaatcgtctggcattaggcagattaaaatctatcaagtctcacCCTGAGGAGTCAATGGCTTAACACATATAATCtcattagatgttttggtgtgtagcatcgctgagtatttttacaaattgtgctgtattttgatgAGCCCGTtagggcgagtcaaaatacaaacgcTGAAAAGAAATACTCACCGATACTAAACagcaaaacatctaataagcaatttattatccaacttttttttttttggcactaAAGTTTTAGCAAATAAATTGTAAAACAACCGAGAACGTGGGACAGATTTGTGCGTGCACGGCAACGTCAGCaactaaactagtcaaaccggttctctactgtacaataaccaagtgtacaaatTACTAACTGTACAATActgtggaatatttgtactagTTTCATGCATTTTTTgaacaataactaatacagttggataataaattaTAAACTTAGAGGTTGACTAGTTACCTTACCATCAAATCATGTTCATCTATCAATTCATCTGGAATATCCACAACTTGACAATCATGGACAGTTGTGATGACAACAGTGTCTTGACTGACAGCTCCCATGGAAACCATCATTGCATATTCCATATCAGCATAGCCTTCTCCCTTGCCGATACGATAACCTAGGTTAAGGGTTGCACACACATAATAAGTGTCACAAGTGGGGTCAACTTTCAAACCGTAAGGCAATCACAAGGCAATGTTAATAAATGCACTTCGTCATGCAGCTAAAATAAATTCCAGCAAAACCCTTGGATGATAAACAGCTGTTTAAGCTCGACCAATATTGGTTATCACAAAAAGAATGAACAAGGGATAAggaaaattacaaattaaacagGATCAAAATTTATGAAGGGGCTATAAAATTATAGGAAAGACATACATTTTTGAAATGGGGAAAGAAGCTTATGCATGTTTAAGATTGAACATTCTTAACTGTGATGGCCTTTACGTCAAGAGTGTCTCACCTTTTGCTGACACTGCTACTGACCCTATCACGATTAGATCAATGTGCACCTTATGATCCAGTCCAACGGGTGTGCTATAATTTGTAATACCCTCTCTCGCCGCACACCTCTTCAGCAAAGCAGTGTTCGCACCAGATGGTGGAATTATACGATTAAAAAGACCGTTTCTCAACCTGGGTGTAGGAACCAATAACATCTTCCTCTCCTCCAATGCTTTATATCTAACAAATTCTTGCGGCTTGTCTGGATTAACCTTGACAGTTTGGGCATTTTTGAATTCATCCATGAAAGTAACTTTCTCTCCAGCTGCGTTTGCTCCTTTAAAGTTCGGGATTCGGTGATGAACGGGCCTTGGAAAATTGGCCAAATCATTCCTTTCGATATAATTCCAAATACGCTGACGTATTTCTGCTTTTGTCGTTGGACTACATGTAGCACTGACGGCTTTTTTGTTGCTCATCTCGATAAAAAACAGTCAAGGTTCAGCCGCCATCTTTTACTTTGGCTTAAAGGTATTGGGTTCTAGTTTTCAGGCCACATTTGCGAGAGTTACGTTCAAGGTTCCCGAAATGGTTCCCGAAGGTCCCGAGGCTTTGCGGGCGTATTTCGGGTGAACAAAGAACGTTATATATATTCAATAGGAAAACGTTTTACCTTATGAAACTTTGgcattgttttgtttactcATAAGGACCTGACGTTCCGTTTGTTAGTGCTGCAGCACTAACAACGAAAAGCCAAGTCTTTTAAAAATATGTTGCAATTGGCAGTTTACTACGGTTTATCACTCCTGCTTGTGTTACAAAGAACAAGAGTCAAGCGCGAGGTCgcgcggcaggtacaaaacacaggtcacaggtcataagtcattgttttaccaatacagaaagtatcctaaacattcataaaagctaaccttaggcctaattaggcctaaacaaaagtttttaggcctaaggttagcttttatgaatgtttaggatacttactgtattggtaaaacaatgacatgtgacctgtgacctgtgttttgtacgtGCCGGGGGTCGCGTATAGTTTCTCTCGATACATAATTCACTCAGAATGAGTGTCCTTCCAGTCGAATTACGCTCCTTTAGTCTGAATGCGGGAACAGCCATTTTTACCTCTATTTTACTACTAAGTTTGATCATttgtttgaaactgaaaaagtCGTTTTAATCGTTGATCTTTatcattttgaagaaaaaaacaagtatTCGGCATCAGCAACtatctgttttctttgtcaaaAGTGGAAAAACCGGGAAAATGAAGTATTTATTATCGGAAAatctcattaattaattaattaatgatggAACTAATAGGACGTTTGCATGATGCCGCCATATGACtgcaagtaccagaatccttcaggtttcgcttgtctcatgttaattagggctattgttatttttaccccactgggaatacaaaatttaaatatgaaaagaaaaacaaactgaattgtggtagtcgcaggtcacaggtcgcgGGTTACAGGttattgtttcaccaatacagaaagtatcctaaaataCTTTCTgaattggtgaaacaatgacctgcaacccgcgacctgtgacctgcgacctgcagattagacccgccggtcaaatgacgccatcttgaaaattgccTATTGAGAAACTAAACTATACcaaataattttccattagTAAAAGCATATTGTTGCAAACATTAACGATTTCACCATGTCGGGTCTTTTTGTTATAGATAAAGCCGCCAGATCAGTAATTTAAAAAAGATAATGTTtacgaaaatataatttgtcaTCGAATTTCCCGACATTTTGGAACGGGTGCATCGAATCACAGGAGACCCAGTTTTAAACAGGACTCTGGCAGCTTAAAATTGAAACGATTTATGTGAAACTTTTGCCAGGACAGGTAAGACAACTAAGATAAAAATTGTCCTAAAGGCTCTATTGCCCACTGTTCATATATTCTTTATAATTACACCTTCTTTTACTAAGATGTAATCGGGGCTCCAGGATGTGTACGTGAGTGATACCATTTGCTGCAATGTTTTAAATGCCCACGAAGTGAATATTTTTCATGAGCCTTTTTGACGCTAGTTTTGTCTTGATCACGAAATAACAAAAGCAGCCTTTCTCCTCACCCGCCATAACATTCGTGTCCTCTATTGAATTTTCCACGTCATACTTTTGTAATTCGATCGCTTTGGCCGCCCGCAAGATGGCACTTTAGGCACCGAATTCAAACCTTTggtttttatatttattcatcaaTGTGAATATTTTACTGCCTTAAACATGCAtatttaaaatcagaaaatgaCAATCGATTACATTAGAACAAAATactttttacttcataggcactttgaCTAAGGTCATGTAAAAAgcatttgtaagaaaaattgaaattggGATTTGGGCGATTTCACACTGAAGGTTTGTGCGAAACGGGAGGGAAATGTTCAATAGATCACAAGTTGATATATTAATTGTACAATAGATAACAAGGCCTCCGCTTTTCCATTGGTTTCAGTAAAAATAACGCCTTTGGTTTATCAAAATTGTCATCTCCTTTGGGTAACTTACAACTATGTAACTGAAAAACGCAGAAAATCCCAAAGCAACGTCTAAGTCCAACAGCATATTTCCTAAGGCAATTCAGTCGagaattaaatttttttatgcAAGCCGGGGCCAGCTAAACAAAGTAGaagtgccggatcttgggagatttCGAAAATTAAGCGCCCGATAGTGCGTAGAGAAAAGACTTTTCGCTTTATTTCATCGACCAGGCAACGGTTAATGGTCTGAGGCAAAGTATTAATATTAGATCATTTTATATCACGTTTAATTTTGTCCGCGTTAATATTTGGAAGCGTCCGTCTTTGACTGGATAAAGTGgctttatattttaaacctTTAAGTACTTTTAAAGCTTTCCGTTGCATACACATTTTAAGTGCCTACAATTTCTTGCGCAAAATGCACGCGGAGATAATTTAATAGCGACATCAACTTTTTTTACcctaaactttatttaaaaaaaacataactATTATCTCATTTTCGGTTATCCATCCTTTTTTattctaaaatttcaaaacaaaactgaTCTCAAGAAAAAGGCAGCCGTTTAGCCAGGATCGCGGACAAAAAATTAGCAACTAATCCCGAGTTCTAAAAATGAAtaattcaaaaaggaaaaaactgaATTATCGGTCAGTGTATGTCAAGAGTTGGATAAGAATTGTAGCCTGAAAGACTCTATCATAAAAATTGCCTACGCACTTCTTTCGGAAAAATGTAATTAAGCAATTCCTTGCATATCTGAATGTGAAGAAGTGTTTTCTCCCCTAGCTGGTTTTATGGTCTGATACGTGGTTATATTCGTTAGTATTTAATGATAAATTTCTTCCAGTTAAGATGATCCCGATATATTAAAATGGCGGTATGTAAACTACCTGCTCAAACCAGGGCGCGTCAAATTTAAATATATTATGGTTTTGTTGAAGAAGTAGTCAACTTTAGCTTTAATGGAAACTTTGTACCATACATGTATTGTTGTAACTAATAGTTGTATTCAGTGGattcgaaaaagaaaaaagaaaaatacagtatttataaaaaaaaaaaaaaaaaacattagtcCGGTGAGTCTCTTAGCCAGTCGGGCCAATTTCAAACGTTTTGCTACTTGGCCGTGCCTTACAGTAACACGACTTGAGCAAACGTCGTCGAGCTGCTTCCGATCTTGAGTCGAACTCAGTTCTCGTATCAGCGAAAGCACGACGTTTGAAACAGGCGTTACACGAGAAACTCAATTTAAAAATAACCTTTTGGAAGCCTTTAGGCTTCATCTTCATTTTCCTGCCTCAATCCATCCTTTTAGCTCTGCATAGTTTTCCGCTTGGATTTGCTCCTTCTTCTTCTCTCAGTCTTGCTTCAACTTAGTTCCTTGTTGTTAATGCATTATTTACACGCGTTTTTAAGACGACAAGTGAAGGTTTTGTGATAACTGATTTAACATTGTATTAAATAAGTAAAGTTAAATGCCTATAAAGGATCCAGGAAAGCTTTTTCACGATTGCATCTGCTTTTAAGGTTTGGAGAGAACAACTTAATTGCTCTGTTCTTCACATGACCGATGATTTTGCTCCTTCTTCATCGTTGCTTTGCAAATCGATGCAAAGGAAATGATTGTACCGGAACGCGAAACGCATTCGCAGGGTGTGCAGAATCGTTGTATTGTTATTTCACCTGTTAAACCTTTCAAGTGATATGAGGCTGTCGCCCTTGTTGTTCATTTTAAAGTCATCTTAAATTCAAGAATTGACGCTTACTTGCTATTCTTCCATAAACCCTTAACGTGAAGAAGTGGTCAAAGTTTCTTCGCTTTTGCTGCTGTCGCACACCACAGCTCTTTGAGAGTTTTGCGCCCAAACAGTAGAAGCCTTAACCGTCTTTCCAAGTTTTTTATCTTGATTGGGATTAAACTGAATGTTTTTGTGCCGAAATCTTTGCCTACTGTGCCGAAGTATTATGCTAATTCGAGGGTTTCGAAAAGCGTACACCAACGGATTGATGCTAGAAGAAGCGAAAGCTATGCAAACACCAAAAGCCATGGCTTCTCTCAATTTCAAACGTTCAGTTTGTCGCTTGCTTAGTGATAAATGAAGCGATATCACACAAATGGGTAGCCAACAACAAAGATGAAGAATTGTAATGAAAAACAGGGTTCGTGTAGTCTTAATTTCTGCACCCAAACGTATGGTCTTCATATTTCCAGTGCCTATAGGCCTTATACCTTTGGAACCTCTCCATAGAGACTTCGAAATTTTTAAGAATACACCGATCATGAGAGCCATTGGAATTAAAAAGCACATAGCGACATACATAACACTACAAATTCGCaaggatttttttttgccagtATTTAGCAGGGGAAAGCAAGACAGTCCCAAAGAGAAGCCAGGAGAGGCTCTGCCGCATTGAAGAGCTTCTCCTCTTACAACCGTCGAGGATATGGCGAAGATCAAAGTCCACAAATATGCAACAAATATTATTTGCGCCGTTCCCTTTGGAGAGATTTTTTTCCTTCCTGAATGTTTGATGACAAAGTAGCGCTCTATGATCAGTAGAGTCAAGGCAAGGTTCGATGAAGCAGCGAACC of the Montipora foliosa isolate CH-2021 chromosome 14, ASM3666993v2, whole genome shotgun sequence genome contains:
- the LOC137984852 gene encoding G-protein coupled receptor 135-like, which encodes MADCDNNDSIVSVLERNKTMVCENMSLEVSEVVFKVSLLIILILSVLGNSAVCIIVSRHYQLRTVTNAFFVNMALAQLLFALISIPPYLRLLSNTYSPRTNHWLCVFIGFTFEWFAASSNLALTLLIIERYFVIKHSGRKKISPKGTAQIIFVAYLWTLIFAISSTVVRGEALQCGRASPGFSLGLSCFPLLNTGKKKSLRICSVMYVAMCFLIPMALMIGVFLKISKSLWRGSKGIRPIGTGNMKTIRLGAEIKTTRTLFFITILHLCCWLPICVISLHLSLSKRQTERLKLREAMAFGVCIAFASSSINPLVYAFRNPRISIILRHSRQRFRHKNIQFNPNQDKKLGKTVKASTVWAQNSQRAVVCDSSKSEETLTTSSR
- the LOC137985450 gene encoding methenyltetrahydrofolate synthase domain-containing protein-like yields the protein MSNKKAVSATCSPTTKAEIRQRIWNYIERNDLANFPRPVHHRIPNFKGANAAGEKVTFMDEFKNAQTVKVNPDKPQEFVRYKALEERKMLLVPTPRLRNGLFNRIIPPSGANTALLKRCAAREGITNYSTPVGLDHKVHIDLIVIGSVAVSAKGYRIGKGEGYADMEYAMMVSMGAVSQDTVVITTVHDCQVVDIPDELIDEHDLMVDYIATPTKVIKCEEDKRRPVGIQWSKITSQMLKEIPVLKNLREKDRRLGKDVHLNEC